One window from the genome of Clarias gariepinus isolate MV-2021 ecotype Netherlands chromosome 15, CGAR_prim_01v2, whole genome shotgun sequence encodes:
- the gadd45ba gene encoding growth arrest and DNA-damage-inducible, beta a yields MTLEEVVKGNVTEKKMDAVSQALEELLVAAQRQDCLTVGVYESAKLMNVDPDSVVLCVLATDEEDEDDIALQIHFTLLQAFCCENDINILRVSGLRRLAQVIGEPSSQESNNNGEPRDFHCILVTNPQCQPLKCQALKEVGNYCDEIRCRNQWVPCLSLHER; encoded by the exons ATGACTCTGGAAGAAGTCGTTAAAGGCAACGTTACTGAGAAAAA GATGGATGCTGTGAGTCAAGCCTTAGAGGAGCTGCTGGTTGCAGCACAGCGACAGGACTGCCTTACTGTCGGCGTGTACGAATCTGCAAAACTAATGAATGT AGATCCAGATAGCGTGGTGTTATGCGTCCTGGCTACGGACGAGGAGGATGAGGACGATATCGCGCTTCAGATTCATTTCACTCTGTTGCAAGCTTTCTGCTGCGAGAACGACATCAACATCCTGCGCGTGTCCGGGCTGAGACGCCTGGCGCAGGTGATCGGAGAACCAAGTTCGCAAGAAAGCAATAACAACGGCGAGCCCAGAGATTTCCACTGCATCTTGGTCACT aatCCTCAGTGCCAGCCACTTAAATGCCAAGCGCTGAAGGAGGTGGGAAATTACTGCGATGAGATCCGCTGCAGGAACCAGTGGGTGCCTTGTCTGTCACTGCACGAACGCTGA